A window of the Dictyostelium discoideum AX4 chromosome 4 chromosome, whole genome shotgun sequence genome harbors these coding sequences:
- the pks24 gene encoding beta-ketoacyl synthase family protein, which yields MKQNKINKAEILQVDDKHVEENLVAIVGVGFRLPSGSIENERNNTPQTLWNNLINGFDGVVKTSERFNDNFFKNHEIANNYSGLLPLDEVKSFDPLFFGINPNEAPTIDPIQRLLLKCTWEALEDSLIDPISIKGTDTSVFIGCTESDYHNINKNEVKSNVFSSLNHAISNRISYCYDLHGNSITLDTACSSSLNAIALGYDSIKNKKSKMSIVGGVNILLDSYFFKAYSSLNILSKSNGRCKSFDASADGYVRSECIGVVVLKNLKDAIKDGNRIYCTINGASANVDGIGYSDKSNFYSPSSISQSENLKNAIQSTNGTVKPSDIDYVEAHGTGTPTGDPIEVEGISKVFKDTRSTDTPLLIGSFKSNIGHCEAASGIASLIKCCLMYKNKCFAPNIHFKTPNPAIKFKEWNLKVVTEPIPFNKFKNTSMVVNNFGATGSNCCLVLSQFNYNTINNNINNHNNNHNHNHNHNNIKINNYLIPFSANSVESLKKYQSLIIENKEYESQYSFEEFVKNQIYNKSTSLYQRSVIVAKDWNDFNNVENQVKYQTSSSTSSNITITNKNNNPITVFVFCGQGSQYNTMALELYKNEKVFRNSMDMLDNKMKNYFGYSILEKLRAIQDSDKCSVHEQTMAQPSTVIIQVSLYELYKHWGIKASFMLGHSLGEVTTAYCSGMIDIDQLCYLIYHRSTLQIRTNGSGKMLSINISSDEYKTNYMSRYPTIEIACYNSPSSIVIAGNEQILNEISKELKEKEIFSAMLGSLSSFHTSSQNIIKDDILNLNIQSSQPVIPTFSTVTSNLFNESTIFDSEYFFDNISKPVSFTQTISNLYKHIEDNQIGSNIVFIEIAPHPTLSFYLKQMIPKQSQYFRNGESISVYSTLHKKKNDVEEFQKSISQLFCDDAYDINFKCQFNNINSNIEAISNFNLPLYQWDDQHYWLNKSIEHKNNLIGPPISILGNSMQDSNPFIKSYQTIIDTGKDAFKYLKGHNVSDKCYFPGTGYIDNIFKLYPNQDLTINSIEFKVPFVLTDGIGQCLQTNVYQTGKSEYRAQFHLKDEMNNQWINTSNSNFHLNSNDNYHEEKQKLDIQDIKQTKCNLSSIPWDEFYSLMKTQLGANFYGIFSKVVECYIGDNCSLTEISLELPENFHDEQSFFNCPLIDACFHGTVILYIQKNCKIVTDKVEGLRYYASNIPKNRDEHSSIFIYSTLKSSPSDDLLSSSIVVMLEDGTVIIEVDNLVVKSLTPVKDPLLIETPSDFIYTPYLQSKDSQIQSPLEFKSIYQNNQVDDGLLIPNVVIETIKPLINRKMEFRILEFGGNNLSKSTLLLNEINSLLEENPHYEIDIEYTWSDNNSSILKDAKLELSKVDKGYLSILYRSLGLDVDNSLLEKQKLNPSYYDLIIVSNISNLTKDIEYSLNQIYQILTPNGYLIINEQQQQQQQQQQQQQQQQQQQQQLLNNENNKESLKNLLVNCNFNSDIMIKSSSISDSDIKSIIIQAQKPSLKLQPKTINTFDQVILYCYQDEQLQQQQLINKFENHYNNCKIIKVSTIEEFYKLSTTITNNSIIYFIKSIEQLTLENFKSVTFEYVQINQKLYELKSKCTHVLITCDSQSSNYLSSSVLGAARYFDEIPTLQLFTLDFDKDSLTNDLDLFKTIDYLINPKNNIQREFYIKNSGTVYFEMYKKELKNLKNSYKSESYHDLSKQQDQLVSKLDEHFEYQLNSKQIDLEPYEIEVKVKATGINYKDYLKYNEMIKVNEAGIGFDFSGVVSRVGIKSSKEFKVGDQVYGIAYETSSSHIIIDSLLACHKPSKITHVQAASIPAVYSTSLYCLYDVGNLRDEESVLIHSGSGGVGLSGLEILKSNNHSSPIFVTVGSEEKKQYLINTYGDLITGIYSTRDTNYQKQIKNKLIELGYETHGVDLIINTLSSEFMDTNFKCLNPKGRIVDLTTTHLNPNEFIDNSRYRYNIGYNSIEILKVGKSTIKKLLQSISKSIENETLNALIPITEFSNSNIKKSIESIKERKHVGKIVISHDTDIIDKLIEKESMIDYSILKSDYKIKNLGKNVLVTGQTGLILEVLKWITKYNSTVENIIILSKSSLKWELEFLMNYNNNNNNNNNNNKIKYHFKKCDISNWNLINKTIDQVLKDNPTITNIDSIFHFAALQINKKLKDIDMNSLNVSHSAKTFGAVNLHNLSIKRDWKIINFILASSVVSVLGSFDQCSYVSACCVVDSLSQYRKSIGLPSFTINIGGVSDRGYLSRHKLVEAVLGGQGVELISPNQLLGTLDLQIQNPNMPTNAFVNNFNWPLFKSFKQKLHQKFDFILNPINVDNSISMENDTNQSSSSTNVKNKFLNKVSELLSIDPSKINTNIKMINYGADSLITVQLKNWVDKEWSPHLITIQQIQSNSIGMVYQIINDSLDKKKKEMDEKLLPITAKTTTTTKNDPNDKTEYKYIAGGDCCREFSIKFHYSSVVNFII from the exons atgaaacaaaataaaataaataaagcaGAAATTTTACAAGTTGATGATAAACATGTTGAAGAAAATTTAGTTGcaattgttggtgttggCTTTAGATTACCAAGTGGAagtattgaaaatgaaagaaaCAATACACCTCAAACATTAtggaataatttaataaatggtTTCGATGGTGTAGTGAAAACATCAGAAAGATTCAATGAtaactttttcaaaaatcATGAAATTGCAAATAATTATTCAGGACTATTACCATTGGATGAagttaaatcatttgatcCACTCTTTTTTGGTATTAATCCAAATGAAGCACCAACCATTGACCCAATtcaaagattattattaaaatgtacATGGGAAGCATTAGAagattcattaattgatCCAATTTCAATCAAAGGTACAGATACTTCGGTTTTCATTGGTTGTACCGAAAGTGACTAtcataatatcaataaaaatGAAGTAAAATCAAATGTATTCTCAAGTTTAAATCATGCGATTTCAAATAGAATCTCCTATTGTTATGATCTTCATGGTAATTCAATAACTCTAGATACTGCATGttcatcatctttaaatGCAATCGCATTAGGATatgattcaatcaaaaataaaaaatcaaaaatgtcaattgttggtggtgttaaTATATTACTtg acTCTTACTTTTTTAAAGCATATTCTTCATTGAATATATTAAGTAAATCAAATGGTAGATGTAAATCATTTGATGCATCAGCTGATGGTTATGTAAGAAGTGAATGTATTGGTGTTGTggttttaaagaatttaaaagatgCAATTAAAGATGGTAATAGAATTTATTGTACAATAAATGGTGCAAGTGCAAATGTTGATGGTATTGGTTATTctgataaatcaaatttctattcaccatcatcaatttcacaatctgaaaatttaaaaaatgcaATTCAATCAACCAATGGAACTGTTAAACCATCTGATATAGATTATGTTGAAGCACATGGCACTGGTACACCAACTGGTGATCCAATTGAAGTTGAAGGTATttcaaaagtttttaaagatACTCGTTCAACTGATACtccattattaattggatcatttaaatcaaatattggTCATTGTGAAGCTGCTTCTGGTATTGCTTCATTAATCAAATGTTGTTTAATGtataaaaacaaatgttTTGCAccaaatattcattttaaaacaccaaatccagcaattaaatttaaagaatggaATTTAAAAGTTGTAACTGAACCAATtccatttaataaatttaaaaatacttcAATGgttgttaataattttggtgCAACTGGTTCAAATTGTTGTTTAGTATTATctcaatttaattataatactataaataataatataaataatcataataataatcataatcataatcataatcataataatataaaaataaataattatttaattccatTTTCAGCAAATTCAgttgaatcattaaaaaaatatcaatcattaattattgaaaataaagaatatgaATCACAATATAGTTTTGAAGAATTtgttaaaaatcaaatttataataaatcaacatcACTTTATCAAAGATCAGTAATTGTTGCAAAAGATTggaatgattttaataatgttgaaaATCAAGTTAAATATCAAACTTCAAGTAGTACTTCTtcaaatattacaattacaaataaaaataataatccaataactgtatttgtattttgtgGTCAAGGATCACAATATAATACAATGGCATtagaattatataaaaatgaaaaagtatTTAGAAATTCGATGGATATGCtagataataaaatgaaaaattattttggatATTCAATTTTAGAGAAATTAAGAGCAATTCAAGATAGTGATAAATGTTCAGTTCATGAACAAACAATGGCACAACCATCAACTGTAATTATTCAAGTATCATTATATGAACTTTATAAACATTGGGGTATAAAAGCATCATTTATGTTGGGTCATAGTCTTGGTGAAGTAACAACTGCTTATTGTTCAGGTATGATTGATATTGACCAATTatgttatttaatttatcatagATCAACATTACAAATAAGAACAAATGGGTCAGGTAAAATGTTATCAATTAACATTAGTTCAGATGAATATAAAACTAACTATATGTCACGTTACCCAACTATTGAAATTGCATGTTATaattcaccatcatcaattgtAATCGCAGGTAAtgaacaaattttaaatgaaatttcaaaagaattaaaagaaaaagaaatattctCAGCAATGTTAGGAAGTTTATCAAGTTTTCATACAAGTAgtcaaaatataattaaagatgatattttaaatttaaatattcaatcaaGTCAACCTGTTATTCCAACATTTTCAACAGTtacatcaaatttatttaatgaatcaaCTATTTTTGATTCTGAATATTTCtttgataatatttcaaaaccaGTTTCATTCACtcaaacaatttcaaatttatataaacatATTGAAGATAATCAAATCGGTTCAAATATTGTATTCATTGAAATTGCACCACATCCaacattatcattttatttaaaacaaatgatTCCAAAACAATCACAATACTTTAGAAATGGTGAATCAATATCAGTTTATTCAACACTtcacaagaaaaagaatgatGTTgaagaatttcaaaaatcaatttcacaATTATTTTGTGATGATGCttatgatattaattttaaatgtcaatttaataatataaatagcaATATTGAGGCTattagtaattttaatttaccattatATCAATGGGATGATCAACATTATTggttaaataaatcaattgaacataaaaataatttaattggaccaccaatttcaattctCGGTAATTCAATGCAAGATTCAAAtccatttattaaatcatatCAAACAATAATTGATACTGGAAAAGATGcattcaaatatttaaaaggtCATAATGTATCTGATAAATGTTATTTCCCAGGAACAGgttatattgataatatatttaaattatatccaaatcaagatttaacaattaattcaattgaatttaaggTACCATTTGTATTAACCGATGGTATTGGGCAATGTTTACAAACAAATGTTTATCAAACTGGTAAAAGTGAATATAGAGcacaatttcatttaaaagatGAAATGAATAATCAATGGATAAATACTTCAAATTCTAATTTCCACttaaatagtaatgataattatcatgaagaaaaacaaaaattggATATTCAAGATATTAAACAAACAAAATgtaatttatcatcaattcCATGGGATGAATTTTATTCACTAATGAAAACTCAATTGGGTGCAAACTTTTATGGTATTTTTAGTAAAGTAGTTGAATGTTATATTGGTGATAATTGTTCATTAACTGAAATATCCTTAGAATTACCTGAAAACTTTCATGATGAACAatcatttttcaattgtcCACTCATTGATGCTTGTTTCCATGGTACCGTTATTCTATACATTCAAAAGAATTGTAAAATTGTAACAGATAAAGTTGAAGGTTTAAGATATTATGCTTCAAATATTCCAAAAAATAGAGATGAACATTCAagtatctttatttattcaacTTTAAAATCATCTCCATCTGATGATTTACTCTCTTCATCTATCGTTGTTATGTTAGAAGATGGTACTGTTATCATTGAAGTTGATAACTTGGTAGTTAAATCATTAACACCAGTTAAAGatccattattaattgaaactccatctgattttatttatacacCATATCTTCAATCAAAAGATTCACAAATTCAATCACCAttagaatttaaatcaatttatcaaaataatcaagtaGATGATGGTTTATTAATTCCAAATGTTGTTATAGAAACTATTAAACCATTAATTAATAGAAAGATGGAATTTAGAATTTTAGaatttggtggtaataatttatcaaaatcaacttTATTATTGAATGAAATCAATTCATTACTCGAAGAAAATCCACATTATgaaattgatattgaatATACATGGagtgataataattcatcaattttaaaagatgcTAAATTAGAATTATCAAAAGTAGATAAGGGTTATTTAAGTATTCTTTATCGTTCATTAGGTTTAGATGttgataattcattattagaaaaacaaaaattaaatccatcatattatgatttaattattgtttcaaatatttcaaatttaacaaaagatattgaatattcattaaatcaaatttatcaaattttaacaCCAAATggttatttaataataaatgaacaacaacaacaacaacaacaacaacaacaacaacaacaacaacaacaacaacaacaacaacaactattaaataatgaaaataataaagaatcatTGAAAAACTTATTGGttaattgtaatttcaaTTCTGATATAATGATTAAATCTTCAAGTATATCTGATAgtgatattaaatcaattattattcaagCTCAAAAaccatcattaaaattacaacCAAAAACAATAAACACATTTGATCAAgtaattttatattgttatCAAGATGAACAactccaacaacaacaattaattaataaatttgaaaatcattataataattgtaaaataataaaagtatcaacaattgaagaattttacaaattatcaacaacaattacaaataattcaatcatttattttattaaatcaattgaacaaTTAACATTGGAAAACTTTAAATCAGTAACATTTGAATATGTtcaaattaatcaaaaattatatgaattaaaatcaaaatgtaCTCATGTTTTAATTACATGTGATTCACAATCAAGTaattatttatcatcatcagttTTAGGTGCAGCAAGATACTTTGATGAAATTCCAactttacaattatttacaTTGGATTTTGATAAAGATTCATTAACAAATGATTTGGATTTATTCAAAAccattgattatttaattaatccaaaaaataatattcaaagagaattttatataaaaaatagtgGTACTGtttattttgaaatgtataaaaaagaattaaaaaatttaaagaattcttATAAATCTGAATCATATCATGATTTATCAAAACAACAAGATCAATTAGTTTCAAAATTAGATGAACATTTtgaatatcaattaaattcaaaacaaaTTGATTTAGAACCATATGAAATTGAAGTAAAAGTTAAAGCAACTGgtataaattataaagattatttgaaatataatGAAATGATAAAAGTAAATGAAGCTGGtattggttttgatttttctGGTGTAGTAAGTCGTGTTGGAATTAAATCAtctaaagaatttaaagttGGTGATCAAGTTTATGGTATTGCATATGAAACATCATCAtctcatattattattgattcattattagCATGTCATAAACCATCAAAGATTACACATGTTCAAGCAGCTTCAATTCCAGCAGTTTATTCAACATCACTTTATTGTTTATATGATGTTGGTAATTTAAGAGATGAAGAATCAGTATTAATTCATTCAGGATCTGGTGGTGTTGGATTATCAGGAttggaaatattaaaatcaaataatcatTCATCACCAATATTTGTTACAGTTGGATCAgaagaaaagaaacaatATCTAATTAATACCTATGGTGATTTAATTACTGGAATTTATTCAACAAGAGACacaaattatcaaaaacaaattaaaaacaaattaattgaattaggTTATGAAACTCATggtgttgatttaattattaatactttaTCAAGTGAATTTATGgatacaaattttaaatgtttaaatcCAAAAGGTAGAATTGTAGATTTAACAACTACTCATTTAAAtccaaatgaatttattgataatagTAGATATAGATATAATATTGGTTATAATagtattgaaattttaaaagttggaaaatcaacaattaagaaattattacagtcaatttcaaaatcaattgaaaatgaaacttTAAATGCTTTAATACCAATTAcagaattttcaaattcaaatattaaaaaatcaattgaatcaattaaagaaagaaaacATGTTGgtaaaattgtaatttcaCATGATACTGATATCatagataaattaattgaaaaagaatcaatgattgattattcaatattaaaatcagattataaaattaaaaatcttgGTAAAAATGTATTGGTTACAGGTCAAACtggtttaattttagaagttttaaaatggataacaaaatataattcaactgttgaaaatataattattctttcaaaatcatcattaaaatgggaattagaatttttaatgaattataacaacaacaataataataataataataacaataaaattaaatatcatttcaaaaaatgtGATATTAGTAATtggaatttaattaataaaacaattgatcaagttttaaaagataatccaacaattacaaatattgattcaatatttcattttgcagctttacaaattaataaaaaacttaaagATATTGATATGAATAGTTTAAATGTTTCGCATAGTGCAAAAACGTTTGGTGCAGTTAATTTacataatttatcaattaaaagagattggaaaattattaatttcattttagcATCATCAGTAGTTTCAGTATTAGGTTCATTTGATCAATGTAGTTATGTTTCAGCATGTTGTGTAGTGGATTCGTTATCACAATATCGTAAATCAATTGGATTACCATCATTTACAATTAACATTGGTGGTGTAAGTGATAGAGGTTATCTTTCAAGACATAAACTTGTTGAAGCAGTACTAGGTGGTCAAGGTGTTGAATTAATATCaccaaatcaattattggGTACTTTAgatttacaaattcaaaatccaAATATGCCAACCAATGcatttgttaataatttcaattggcCATTATTCAAAAGttttaaacaaaaacttcatcaaaaatttgatttcattttaaatccaattaatgttgataattcaatatcaatGGAAAATGATACCaatcaatcatcatcatcaacaaatgtaaaaaataaatttttaaacaaagTTTCTGAACTTCTTTCAATTGATccatcaaaaattaatacaaatattaaaatgataAACTATGGTGCTGATTCATTAATTACAgtacaattaaagaattggGTCGATAAAGAATGGTCTCCACATCTTATTacaattcaacaaattcaatcaaattcaattggtatggtttatcaaattataaatgattcattagataaaaagaaaaaagaaatggatgaaaaattattaccaataacagcaaaaacaacaacaacaacaaaaaatgatccaaatgataaaactgaatataaatatattgcaggtggtgattgttgtagggaattttcaataaaatttcacTACAGTAGCGTagtgaattttattatttaa
- the CYP513B1 gene encoding cytochrome P450 family protein, giving the protein MNLLVLSVILAIIIYLIFKRNYKYSPSKINSKIPGPIGLPIFGNILSLDNKNGIHTTFQKWFKIYGPIYSVNMGNKSAVVLTGFPIIKKAFIDNSEAFAPHYTFESRYKLNKCSDITQENGKNQSALKRIFLSELTVTRIKKQESHIQNEIVKLMKVLDKHSEDGKPFLLNNYFSMFSINIISRFLFGIDFPYQDFEETSDLMVGIRDLLIASGEIVLSDFLPIPHSKRSKLYTSYQALVVQIETLVKSHKYKEDDECMLSKLMIEHDKGNIPWDAVISNCNTIITAGSDSTSSTALFFLIEMMNNPTIQTKVYNDIVVSFEQNQQADDYMNESMVILKYSKYRSLIPYLSLALKENYRKHPAAPFGAPHETTQETVIEGYTIAKGTMIFQNIYATQRSDTFYSQPDEFIPERWNGDENSQTLISFGTGIRDCIGKSLAYNEIFTIIASVLNRYEFINPNPSIPFDDNGIPGLTTQCKNTVVQIKKR; this is encoded by the exons atgaatttattagttttatcTGTTATTTTAgcaattataatatatttaatatttaaaaga aattataaatattcaccatcaaaaataaattcaaaaataccAGGACCAATTGGCCTACCAATATTTGGTAATATATTATCATTGGATAATAAGAATGGTATACATACAACATTTCaaaaatggtttaaaatATATGGTCCGATTTATAGTGTGAATATGGGTAATAAAAGTGCAGTTGTTTTAACTGGATttccaattattaaaaaagcatttattgataattcaGAAGCATTTGCACCACATTATACCTTTGAAAGTagatataaattaaataaatgtaGTGATATTACTCAagaaaatggtaaaaatcAATCAGcattaaaaagaatatttcTATCTGAATTGACAGtaacaagaattaaaaaacaagaaTCACATattcaaaatgaaattgttaaattaatGAAGGTATTAGATAAACATTCAGAAGATGGTAAACCATTTTTattgaataattatttttcaatgttttcaattaatataatttcaagATTCTTATTTGGTATTGATTTTCCATATCAAGATTTTGAAGAAACTAGTGATCTAATGGTTGGTATAagagatttattaattgcaTCTGGTGAGATAGTTTTATCGGATTTCTTACCAATACCACATTCAAAAAGATCAAAACTATATACATCATATCAAGCATTGGTAGTACAAATTGAAACTCTTGTTAAAAGTCATAAATataaagaagatgatgaatgtatgttatcaaaattaatgattgaacATGATAAAGGTAATATTCCATGGGATGCGGTCATTTCAAATTGTAATACCATTATTACAGCAGGTTCAGACTCAACATCTAGTACTgcattattctttttaattgaaatgatGAATAATCCAACAATTCAAACAAAAGTTTACAATGATATAGTTGTTTCATTtgaacaaaatcaacaagcAGATGATTATATGAATGAGAGTatggtaatattaaaatattcaaaatatcGTTCATTAATACCATACCTATCATTAGCATTAAAAGAAAACTATAGAAAACATCCTGCAGCTCCATTTGGTGCACCACATGAAACCACCCAAGAAACTGTGATTGAAGGGTACACAATTGCAAAAGGTACaatgatttttcaaaatatttatgCAACTCAAAGATCTGATACATTCTATAGCCAACCAGATGAATTCATACCAGAAAGATGGAATGGAGATGAAAACTCTCAAACATTAATTAGTTTTGGTACAGGAATTAGAGATTGTATTGGTAAATCACTAGCATATAATGAAATCTTTACAATTATTGCTTCTGTTTTGAATAGAtatgaatttataaatccaAACCCTTCAATTccatttgatgataatggtatTCCAGGTTTAACAACACAATGCAAAAATACAGTtgttcaaattaaaaaaagataa